A stretch of Pseudomonas sp. LRP2-20 DNA encodes these proteins:
- a CDS encoding response regulator transcription factor has protein sequence MNKVLIVDDHPVIRLAVRMLMERHGYDVVAETDNGIAALQLTREHLPDVVVLDIGIPKLDGLEVIARMAAASPGSRVLVLTSQAPGHFSMRCMQAGASGYVCKQQELTELLSAIKAVLSGYSYFPNQALHKSRGRVGGTSEAEMVDRLSTREMMVLQQLARGRSNKEIADSMFLSNKTVSTYKTRLLLKLNAHSLVDLIELARRHGLN, from the coding sequence ATGAATAAAGTCCTTATCGTGGATGATCATCCGGTCATACGCTTGGCAGTGCGCATGCTGATGGAGCGGCATGGGTACGATGTTGTCGCGGAAACCGACAACGGCATAGCGGCCTTGCAGCTCACTCGCGAACACCTTCCCGATGTTGTCGTACTCGATATCGGCATCCCCAAACTCGACGGCTTGGAGGTCATTGCCCGCATGGCAGCGGCCAGCCCTGGCAGCCGTGTCCTGGTGCTGACTTCCCAGGCCCCTGGGCATTTCTCCATGCGCTGCATGCAGGCGGGAGCTTCAGGCTACGTGTGCAAGCAGCAGGAACTCACCGAACTGCTCAGTGCCATCAAGGCTGTGCTCTCTGGTTACAGTTATTTCCCGAACCAGGCATTGCACAAGTCGCGTGGCCGGGTGGGGGGCACTAGCGAGGCGGAAATGGTTGATCGTCTGTCGACAAGGGAGATGATGGTGCTGCAGCAGCTTGCACGGGGGCGGTCCAACAAGGAGATTGCCGATAGCATGTTCCTCAGCAACAAGACGGTCAGCACCTACAAGACCCGCCTGCTACTGAAACTGAATGCCCACTCCCTGGTGGACCTGATCGAACTGGCCCGGCGGCATGGCCTGAACTGA
- a CDS encoding PA3496 family putative envelope integrity protein, translating into MSTDKDDLSIEDDFATADDEAEPQVETAKTNLSKRRTIDNLLEERRLQRQLADFDYDL; encoded by the coding sequence ATGAGTACCGATAAAGACGACCTGTCGATCGAAGATGACTTTGCCACCGCTGACGACGAAGCGGAGCCCCAGGTGGAAACCGCTAAGACCAACCTGAGCAAGCGTCGCACCATAGACAACCTCCTCGAAGAGCGGCGCCTGCAACGGCAACTCGCCGATTTCGACTACGACCTGTAA
- a CDS encoding Rnf-Nqr domain containing protein codes for MNDYMLILASAALVSHLLLQQQPLSRMRLHVCGLASALSIALGVAGGQVLERLVVAPWQIQDLRLFLLLPWLGLLAWGVPQVLARLRPQWPTGHLALPLLGNALLLGLALQAAGDNATVLATLRTAIVAGLGFWLALALFDDLHQRSQQAEVPAALRGLPITLIGTGVMALAFSGFNGLFTQ; via the coding sequence ATGAACGATTACATGCTGATCCTGGCCAGCGCTGCGCTGGTCAGCCACCTGCTCTTGCAACAACAGCCGTTGAGCCGGATGCGCCTGCACGTGTGCGGCCTGGCAAGCGCCTTGTCGATCGCACTCGGGGTAGCCGGCGGGCAAGTGCTCGAACGGCTGGTCGTAGCGCCCTGGCAGATACAGGACCTGCGCCTGTTCCTGCTGCTGCCCTGGCTGGGGTTGCTGGCATGGGGCGTGCCGCAGGTGCTGGCAAGGCTACGCCCGCAGTGGCCCACCGGGCACCTTGCGCTGCCATTGCTGGGCAATGCATTGCTGCTGGGCCTTGCACTGCAAGCGGCAGGCGATAACGCCACGGTGCTTGCCACGTTGCGCACAGCGATAGTGGCCGGCCTGGGCTTCTGGCTTGCACTGGCGCTGTTCGATGACCTGCACCAGCGCAGCCAGCAGGCTGAAGTGCCGGCTGCGCTGCGCGGCCTGCCCATTACATTGATCGGTACGGGGGTCATGGCCCTGGCGTTCTCGGGATTCAACGGACTATTCACGCAATGA
- a CDS encoding RnfABCDGE type electron transport complex subunit D → MASPDPRLRKAMGLVLLACLPGLLAVFWTQGWGVLSSLLLCASSALSCEAALLAVRRQPVLPALNDGSALVTAVLLAIALPVAAPWWLPVTAAGIAIGVGKQAFGGVGRNLFNPAMVGYAFVLLNFPLQMNHWPSQPLGFIDSLQLVSGSSPQIDAWAGPTILDGLRHNRSLTLDELFASHPGFGSIGGRSSEWVNLALLFGGLFLMLRKVISWHAPAGLLSGLFLFSLLAWNGSGSDSNGSPLLHLFSGSTMLAAFFIATEPVSGPKANLARLLFGFGAGALIYLIRTWGSYPDGTAFAILLMNLAAPALDRFALRRQQALP, encoded by the coding sequence ATGGCAAGCCCTGATCCACGCTTGCGCAAGGCCATGGGCCTGGTGCTGCTGGCCTGCCTACCCGGTTTGCTCGCGGTGTTCTGGACGCAGGGCTGGGGGGTGCTGTCAAGCCTGTTGCTGTGCGCCAGTAGTGCATTGAGTTGCGAAGCGGCCCTGCTGGCCGTGCGTCGCCAGCCTGTTCTACCGGCATTGAACGACGGCAGTGCCCTGGTGACTGCCGTACTGCTGGCCATCGCCCTGCCTGTAGCGGCACCCTGGTGGTTGCCAGTGACAGCCGCAGGCATCGCCATCGGCGTCGGCAAGCAGGCCTTTGGCGGAGTGGGCCGCAACCTGTTCAACCCGGCGATGGTCGGTTACGCCTTTGTGCTGCTCAACTTTCCGCTGCAGATGAACCATTGGCCCAGCCAGCCTCTCGGTTTTATCGACAGCCTTCAGCTGGTGTCTGGCAGTAGCCCCCAGATCGATGCCTGGGCGGGGCCGACCATTCTCGACGGCCTGCGCCACAACCGCAGCCTGACCCTCGACGAGCTGTTCGCCAGCCACCCCGGGTTTGGCAGCATTGGCGGCCGCAGCAGCGAGTGGGTCAACCTGGCACTGCTGTTCGGCGGGCTGTTTCTGATGCTGCGCAAGGTCATCAGCTGGCATGCCCCGGCGGGCCTGCTGAGCGGCCTGTTCCTGTTCAGCCTGCTGGCCTGGAATGGCTCCGGTTCGGATTCTAACGGCTCACCACTGCTGCATCTGTTCAGCGGCTCGACCATGCTGGCGGCATTCTTCATCGCCACGGAGCCGGTTTCCGGCCCCAAGGCCAACCTGGCCAGGCTGCTGTTCGGCTTTGGCGCAGGCGCGCTGATCTACCTGATTCGGACCTGGGGCAGTTACCCGGATGGCACGGCTTTCGCCATCCTGCTGATGAACCTGGCGGCGCCCGCCCTGGATCGGTTCGCCTTGCGGCGCCAGCAGGCCTTGCCATGA
- the dcd gene encoding dCTP deaminase: protein MSIKSDKWIRRMAQEHGMIEPFVERQVRGEHDSRVISFGVSSYGYDVRCADEFKVFTNINSATVDPKNFDAGSFVDVKSDVCIIPPNSFALARTVEYFRIPRNVLTICLGKSTYARCGIIVNVTPLEPEWEGHVTLEFSNTTTLPAKIYANEGVAQMLFLESDEECEVSYKDRGGKYQGQRGVTLPRT, encoded by the coding sequence ATGAGCATCAAATCGGACAAGTGGATTCGCCGCATGGCGCAGGAACACGGCATGATCGAACCGTTCGTCGAGCGCCAGGTGCGCGGCGAGCACGACAGCCGGGTCATCTCCTTCGGCGTCTCCAGCTACGGCTACGACGTGCGCTGCGCCGATGAATTCAAGGTGTTCACCAACATCAACTCGGCCACCGTCGACCCGAAGAACTTCGACGCCGGCAGCTTCGTCGACGTCAAGAGCGACGTCTGCATCATCCCGCCGAACTCCTTCGCCCTGGCCCGTACCGTCGAGTACTTCCGCATCCCGCGCAACGTGCTGACCATCTGCCTGGGCAAAAGCACCTATGCCCGTTGCGGGATCATCGTCAACGTCACCCCGCTCGAGCCGGAGTGGGAAGGCCACGTGACCCTGGAGTTCTCCAACACCACCACGCTGCCGGCGAAGATCTACGCCAACGAAGGCGTGGCGCAGATGCTGTTCCTCGAGTCCGATGAAGAGTGCGAAGTGTCGTACAAGGACCGTGGCGGCAAGTACCAGGGGCAGCGCGGCGTCACCCTGCCGCGCACCTGA
- a CDS encoding Rnf-Nqr domain containing protein — protein sequence MNRFCVLVTGLAPLLGATRTFPQAVALGMCMLVLPLLHQALLWPLRATLSGARYWLASLLLLAALASCLQLALRAWALPLALMLGYFPALICLQCLAIDTLLPSTGRWRPLLLHLTGLLLACLLLGAGRQWLDQVAGMHLANLPSGALLLLGALLALYNWLRPTLTRRQGKR from the coding sequence ATGAATAGATTCTGCGTGCTGGTAACCGGCCTGGCTCCGCTGCTTGGCGCGACTCGAACCTTCCCTCAAGCGGTGGCCCTCGGCATGTGCATGCTCGTGCTGCCCCTTCTCCACCAAGCCTTGCTATGGCCACTGCGGGCAACGCTCAGTGGCGCAAGATACTGGCTGGCAAGCCTGCTGCTACTTGCTGCGCTTGCCAGTTGCCTGCAACTGGCGCTGCGGGCCTGGGCATTGCCATTGGCACTGATGCTTGGTTACTTTCCGGCGCTGATCTGCCTGCAATGCCTTGCCATCGATACATTGCTGCCCAGCACAGGGCGCTGGCGCCCACTGTTGCTTCATTTGACCGGCCTGCTGCTGGCCTGCCTGCTGCTGGGTGCCGGTCGCCAATGGCTGGATCAGGTCGCTGGCATGCACCTGGCCAACCTGCCATCAGGTGCGCTGCTGCTGCTCGGCGCGCTGCTGGCCTTGTACAATTGGCTACGCCCCACCCTCACACGTCGTCAAGGAAAGCGTTGA
- the nth gene encoding endonuclease III, protein MNAAKRLEIFRRLHEDNPDPKTELAYTTPFELLVAVTLSAQSTDVGVNKATARLFPVANTPQAIYALGVAGLSEYIKTIGLYNSKAKNVIEACRLLIERHGGEVPQTREALEALPGVGRKTANVVLNTAFRQPAMAVDTHIFRVSNRTGIAPGKTVLEVEKKLLKFVPKDYLLDAHHWLILHGRYVCQARKPRCGSCRIEDLCEYKHKTSDD, encoded by the coding sequence ATGAATGCCGCCAAACGCCTGGAGATTTTTCGCAGGCTGCACGAAGACAATCCCGATCCGAAAACGGAATTGGCTTACACCACCCCTTTCGAGTTGCTGGTTGCCGTGACGCTTTCCGCTCAGTCCACCGATGTTGGCGTCAACAAGGCCACCGCGCGCCTGTTCCCGGTCGCCAATACGCCGCAAGCCATCTATGCACTTGGTGTCGCGGGGCTGAGTGAATACATCAAGACCATCGGTCTCTACAACAGCAAGGCCAAGAATGTCATCGAGGCCTGCCGCCTGTTGATCGAGCGCCATGGCGGCGAGGTCCCACAGACCCGCGAAGCACTGGAGGCGTTACCGGGCGTTGGCCGCAAGACCGCCAACGTGGTGCTCAACACTGCCTTCCGCCAGCCCGCCATGGCTGTGGACACGCACATCTTCCGGGTCAGCAATCGCACTGGCATCGCACCTGGCAAGACCGTGCTCGAAGTCGAGAAGAAACTGCTCAAGTTCGTCCCCAAGGATTACCTGCTCGACGCCCACCACTGGCTCATCCTGCATGGCCGCTACGTTTGCCAGGCACGCAAGCCGCGCTGCGGCAGCTGCCGCATCGAAGACCTTTGCGAATACAAGCACAAGACCTCCGACGATTGA
- a CDS encoding RnfABCDGE type electron transport complex subunit G has translation MITPVRSTLLLLAIGGSAVAVTLAWQHWTRPTIADAERQLQASQFLAALPAQSYDNHPLDSALPLPADQPQHSTVLAAYRATHGTSPTAIVLVSQVQGYAGPIRLSIAIDADGRLIGTRVVEQQESPGLGGRIADPQLGWLAQFAKHDLADRWAIRRDQGDFDQLAGATVTSRAVIQAQQEALRYFDRHRSELLGAPGHE, from the coding sequence ATGATCACGCCCGTTCGCAGCACGTTGCTGCTACTTGCCATCGGTGGATCGGCTGTAGCGGTGACGTTGGCCTGGCAGCACTGGACCCGCCCCACCATCGCCGATGCCGAGCGGCAGTTGCAAGCCAGCCAGTTCCTCGCGGCCCTGCCAGCGCAAAGCTACGACAATCACCCGCTGGACAGTGCGTTGCCATTGCCAGCCGACCAACCACAGCACAGCACGGTACTCGCTGCCTATCGCGCAACCCACGGTACCTCGCCAACTGCCATCGTGCTGGTGAGCCAGGTACAGGGCTATGCCGGCCCTATCAGGCTGAGCATTGCCATCGACGCCGATGGCCGCCTGATTGGTACCCGGGTGGTCGAGCAGCAGGAAAGCCCTGGGCTGGGCGGCCGGATTGCCGATCCGCAACTTGGCTGGCTGGCGCAGTTTGCCAAGCATGACCTTGCCGATCGCTGGGCGATCCGGCGCGACCAGGGCGACTTCGACCAGTTGGCCGGGGCGACCGTTACTTCCCGGGCAGTCATCCAAGCCCAGCAGGAAGCCTTGCGCTATTTTGACCGGCATCGCAGCGAACTGCTCGGAGCACCCGGCCATGAATAG
- the pdeM gene encoding ligase-associated DNA damage response endonuclease PdeM, protein MNTCLPIEHCGETLWLLPDKAIYWPARRALLVADVHIGKAASYRALHQPVPRGTTATTLARLDALLNSHDCEQLIILGDFLHARAAHSPDILASLYAWRNRHETLKVVLVRGNHDRHAGDPPVVLAIEVKDEPLLLEPFALQHEPLPHPSHPVLAGHVHPVYMLRGRARQRLRLPCFLIDAQVSLLPAFGEFTGGWLVEPGLGARVFLAGGDQVWALGD, encoded by the coding sequence ATGAATACCTGTCTGCCTATCGAACACTGTGGCGAAACGCTCTGGCTGCTACCGGACAAGGCCATCTACTGGCCAGCCCGCCGCGCCTTGCTGGTGGCAGACGTGCATATCGGCAAGGCGGCCAGTTACCGAGCCTTGCATCAACCTGTTCCGCGCGGCACCACGGCCACCACCCTGGCACGCCTGGATGCGCTACTGAACAGCCATGACTGCGAGCAGTTGATCATCCTCGGTGACTTTCTTCATGCGCGCGCTGCACATTCGCCGGACATCCTGGCCAGCCTGTACGCATGGAGAAACCGCCATGAAACGCTGAAGGTAGTCCTGGTGCGCGGCAACCATGACCGCCACGCCGGTGATCCGCCTGTGGTTCTGGCTATCGAGGTAAAAGACGAGCCTTTGCTGCTGGAACCCTTCGCCCTGCAGCACGAACCCTTGCCACACCCCAGCCACCCTGTGCTGGCCGGGCATGTGCATCCGGTATACATGCTGCGAGGGCGGGCACGGCAACGGCTCAGGCTACCCTGCTTCCTGATCGATGCTCAGGTCAGCCTGCTGCCGGCATTCGGTGAATTCACCGGGGGATGGCTGGTCGAGCCAGGCCTGGGCGCCCGCGTTTTCCTTGCCGGCGGCGATCAGGTCTGGGCACTTGGCGACTGA
- the metG gene encoding methionine--tRNA ligase, with the protein MSEPRQILVTSALPYANGSIHLGHMLEYIQTDMWVRFQKLRGNQCIYVCADDAHGSAIMLRAEKEGITPEQLIANVQAEHSGDFADFLVDFDNFHSTHSDENRELSGLIYGRLRDAGHIATRSVTQYFDPEKGMFLADRFIKGTCPKCAAEDQYGDNCEKCGATYAPTELKNPKSAISGATPVLRDSQHFFFKLPDFQAMLQQWTRSGALQDAVANKLAEWLDSGLQEWDISRDAPYFGFEIPGEPGKYFYVWLDAPIGYMASFKNLCARRPELDFDAFWNKDSKAELYHFIGKDIVNFHALFWPAMLEGAGLRKPTAVNVHGYLTVNGAKMSKSRGTFIKARTYLDHLQPEYLRYYYAAKLGRGVDDLDLNLEDFVQKVNSDLVGKVVNIASRCAGFIHKGNAGVMVAGDAAPELTEAFLAAAPSIAEAYEGRDFGRAMREIMALADRANAWIADKAPWSLAKQEGKQDEVQAICAQGINLFRQLVIFLKPVLPLLAADAEAFLNVAPLTWNDHQSRLENHQLNPFKALMSRIEPAKVEAMVAASKEDLLAAEAQAPAGNGELAKDPLSAEIEFDTFAAVDLRVALIVKAEAVPGADKLLQLTLDIGDERRNVFSGIKSAYPDPSKLEGRLTMMVANLKPRKMRFGMSEGMVMAAGPGGEEIYLLSPDSGAKPGQRIK; encoded by the coding sequence ATGTCCGAGCCACGTCAGATTCTCGTTACCAGCGCCCTGCCCTATGCCAATGGATCCATCCACCTTGGCCATATGCTGGAGTACATCCAGACGGACATGTGGGTGCGCTTCCAGAAGCTGCGCGGCAACCAGTGCATCTACGTCTGCGCCGACGATGCACACGGTTCGGCCATCATGTTGCGTGCCGAGAAAGAAGGCATCACCCCGGAGCAACTGATCGCCAATGTCCAGGCCGAGCACAGCGGCGACTTCGCCGACTTCCTGGTTGACTTCGACAACTTCCACTCCACCCACAGTGACGAAAACCGTGAGCTGTCGGGCCTGATCTACGGGCGCCTGCGTGACGCCGGGCACATCGCTACCCGTTCGGTGACCCAGTACTTCGACCCTGAGAAAGGCATGTTCCTCGCCGACCGCTTCATCAAGGGCACCTGCCCGAAATGTGCGGCTGAAGACCAGTACGGCGACAACTGCGAGAAATGCGGTGCCACCTATGCCCCGACCGAACTGAAGAACCCCAAGTCGGCGATCTCCGGTGCCACCCCGGTACTGCGCGATTCCCAGCATTTCTTCTTCAAGCTGCCAGACTTCCAGGCCATGCTGCAGCAGTGGACCCGCAGCGGCGCCTTGCAGGACGCAGTGGCCAACAAGCTCGCCGAATGGCTGGATTCCGGCCTGCAGGAGTGGGACATCTCGCGTGATGCGCCGTACTTCGGCTTCGAAATTCCGGGCGAGCCAGGCAAGTACTTCTACGTCTGGCTGGATGCGCCGATCGGCTACATGGCCAGCTTCAAGAACCTCTGCGCACGCCGCCCGGAGCTGGACTTCGACGCGTTCTGGAACAAAGACTCCAAGGCCGAGCTGTACCACTTCATCGGCAAGGACATCGTCAACTTCCACGCCCTGTTCTGGCCAGCCATGCTCGAAGGCGCCGGCTTGCGCAAACCGACCGCGGTCAACGTGCACGGTTACCTGACCGTCAACGGCGCCAAGATGTCGAAGTCGCGTGGCACCTTCATCAAGGCCCGCACCTACCTGGACCACCTGCAGCCGGAATACCTGCGCTACTACTACGCCGCCAAGCTTGGCCGTGGCGTCGATGACCTCGACCTGAACCTCGAGGACTTCGTGCAGAAGGTCAACTCCGACCTGGTCGGCAAAGTGGTCAACATCGCCAGCCGTTGCGCCGGCTTCATCCACAAGGGCAATGCGGGCGTTATGGTCGCTGGCGACGCTGCGCCGGAGCTGACCGAGGCCTTCCTCGCTGCCGCCCCGTCGATCGCCGAGGCTTATGAAGGCCGCGACTTCGGCCGTGCCATGCGCGAAATCATGGCCCTGGCCGATCGTGCCAACGCCTGGATCGCCGACAAGGCGCCCTGGTCGCTGGCCAAGCAGGAAGGCAAGCAGGATGAAGTCCAGGCCATCTGCGCCCAGGGCATCAACCTGTTCCGCCAGCTGGTGATCTTCCTCAAGCCGGTGCTGCCGCTGCTCGCCGCTGATGCCGAGGCGTTCCTCAACGTCGCCCCGCTGACCTGGAACGACCATCAGTCGCGCCTGGAAAACCACCAGCTGAACCCGTTCAAGGCACTGATGAGCCGTATCGAACCGGCCAAGGTCGAAGCCATGGTCGCCGCCAGCAAGGAAGACCTGCTGGCCGCCGAAGCCCAGGCGCCCGCCGGCAATGGCGAGCTGGCCAAGGACCCGCTGTCGGCCGAGATCGAGTTCGACACCTTTGCTGCCGTCGACCTGCGCGTCGCACTGATCGTCAAGGCCGAAGCCGTGCCCGGCGCCGACAAGCTGCTGCAGCTGACCCTGGATATCGGTGACGAGCGCCGTAACGTGTTCTCCGGCATCAAGTCGGCATACCCGGACCCATCCAAGCTGGAAGGCCGCCTGACCATGATGGTGGCTAACCTCAAGCCGCGGAAAATGCGCTTCGGCATGTCCGAGGGCATGGTCATGGCGGCCGGCCCTGGCGGCGAAGAGATCTACCTGCTCAGCCCTGACAGCGGCGCCAAGCCAGGTCAGCGTATCAAGTAA
- a CDS encoding cold-shock protein, which produces MSNRQSGVVKWFNDEKGYGFITPQSGDDLFVHFKAIQADGFKTLKEGQAVTFVATRGQKGMQAEEVQIA; this is translated from the coding sequence ATGTCCAACCGTCAATCCGGTGTTGTTAAGTGGTTCAACGATGAGAAAGGCTACGGCTTCATCACCCCTCAGTCGGGCGACGACCTGTTCGTGCACTTCAAAGCCATCCAAGCTGACGGCTTCAAAACCCTGAAAGAAGGCCAGGCTGTTACTTTCGTCGCTACCCGCGGCCAGAAAGGCATGCAGGCTGAAGAAGTTCAGATCGCCTAA
- the apbC gene encoding iron-sulfur cluster carrier protein ApbC, with translation MSAVTRAAVEGVLRQYTDPYLNQDPVSAGCVRAIDIQSGQVAVQLQLGYAAGLFKNGWAQVLQTAIENLDGVSSAQVSIDCVVAAHKAQAQVPAMANVKNIIAVASGKGGVGKSTTAANLALALAREGARVGILDADIYGPSQGVMFGIAEGTRPQIREQKWFVPIKAHGVEVMSMAFLTDDNTPMVWRGPMVSGALLQLVTQTAWDDLDYLVIDMPPGTGDIQLTLAQKVPVAGSVIVTTPQDLALLDAKKGVEMFRKVNIPVLGVVENMAVHICSNCGHAEHLFGEGGGEKLAAQYGVDLLASLPLSMLIREQADSGKPTAIAEPESQIAMVYQELARQVGARIVLQEAAAPAMPSITISED, from the coding sequence ATGAGTGCCGTCACCCGTGCCGCCGTCGAAGGCGTGCTTCGCCAGTACACCGACCCCTACCTGAACCAGGACCCGGTCAGCGCCGGTTGCGTGCGCGCCATCGACATCCAGAGCGGTCAGGTTGCTGTGCAGTTGCAGCTGGGCTATGCCGCCGGCCTGTTCAAGAACGGCTGGGCCCAGGTGCTGCAGACCGCGATCGAGAATCTCGACGGCGTCAGTTCGGCCCAGGTGTCGATCGACTGCGTGGTGGCCGCGCACAAGGCCCAGGCCCAGGTGCCGGCCATGGCCAACGTCAAGAACATCATTGCCGTTGCCTCGGGCAAGGGCGGGGTCGGCAAGTCGACCACCGCCGCCAACCTGGCCTTGGCCCTGGCCCGTGAAGGTGCCCGCGTGGGCATTCTCGATGCCGACATCTATGGCCCCAGCCAGGGCGTGATGTTCGGTATCGCCGAGGGCACCCGCCCGCAGATCCGCGAACAGAAGTGGTTCGTGCCGATCAAGGCCCATGGCGTGGAAGTGATGTCCATGGCGTTCCTCACCGATGACAACACGCCGATGGTCTGGCGTGGGCCGATGGTGTCCGGTGCATTGCTGCAGCTGGTGACCCAGACTGCCTGGGATGACCTGGACTATCTGGTCATCGACATGCCGCCGGGTACCGGCGATATCCAGCTGACCCTGGCGCAGAAGGTGCCGGTGGCCGGTTCGGTCATCGTCACCACGCCACAGGACCTGGCCCTGCTGGATGCCAAGAAGGGCGTGGAGATGTTCCGCAAGGTCAACATTCCGGTGCTGGGTGTGGTGGAGAACATGGCCGTGCACATCTGCTCGAACTGCGGCCATGCCGAGCACCTGTTCGGTGAAGGCGGTGGCGAGAAGCTGGCGGCGCAGTACGGTGTCGACCTGCTGGCCTCGCTGCCGCTGTCGATGCTGATCCGTGAGCAGGCCGACAGCGGCAAGCCGACGGCGATCGCCGAGCCGGAAAGCCAGATTGCCATGGTCTACCAGGAGCTGGCCCGTCAGGTGGGTGCACGGATCGTGCTGCAGGAAGCGGCGGCCCCGGCGATGCCGAGCATTACCATCAGCGAGGACTGA
- a CDS encoding argininosuccinate synthase: MADVKKVVLAYSGGLDTSVILKWLQDTYNCEVVTFTADLGQGEEVEPARAKAQAMGVKEIYIDDLREEFVRDFVFPMFRANTVYEGEYLLGTSIARPLIAKRLIEIANETGADAISHGATGKGNDQVRFELGAYALKPGVKVIAPWREWDLLSREKLMDYAEKHGIPIERHGKKKSPYSMDANLLHISYEGGVLEDTWTEHEEDMWRWSVSPENAPDQATYIELTYRNGDIVAIDGVDMTPATVLAELNRIGGANGIGRLDIVENRYVGMKSRGCYETPGGTIMLKAHRAIESITLDREVAHLKDELMPKYASLIYTGYWWSPERLMLQKMIDASQVNVNGVVRLKLYKGNVIVVGRKSDDSLFDANIATFEEDGGAYNQADAAGFIKLNALRMRIAANKGRGML; encoded by the coding sequence ATGGCGGACGTAAAAAAGGTCGTACTGGCGTATTCCGGCGGCCTTGATACTTCGGTGATTCTCAAGTGGCTGCAGGATACCTACAACTGCGAAGTGGTGACCTTCACCGCTGACCTGGGTCAGGGCGAAGAAGTCGAGCCGGCTCGCGCCAAAGCCCAGGCGATGGGCGTAAAAGAGATCTACATCGACGACCTGCGCGAAGAGTTCGTGCGTGATTTCGTCTTCCCGATGTTCCGCGCCAACACCGTCTACGAAGGCGAGTACCTGCTGGGTACCTCCATCGCCCGCCCGCTGATCGCCAAGCGCCTGATCGAAATCGCCAACGAAACCGGCGCCGATGCCATTTCCCACGGTGCTACCGGCAAGGGTAACGACCAGGTTCGCTTCGAGCTGGGTGCCTACGCCCTCAAGCCAGGCGTCAAGGTCATCGCCCCATGGCGCGAGTGGGACCTGCTGTCCCGCGAGAAACTGATGGACTATGCCGAGAAGCACGGTATCCCGATCGAGCGCCACGGCAAGAAGAAGTCGCCGTACTCGATGGACGCCAACCTGCTGCACATCTCCTACGAGGGCGGTGTCCTGGAAGATACCTGGACCGAGCACGAAGAAGACATGTGGCGCTGGAGCGTCTCGCCAGAGAACGCCCCGGACCAGGCTACCTACATCGAACTGACCTACCGCAATGGTGACATCGTCGCCATCGACGGCGTCGACATGACTCCGGCCACCGTGCTTGCCGAACTGAACCGCATTGGCGGCGCCAACGGTATCGGCCGTCTGGATATCGTCGAGAACCGTTATGTGGGCATGAAGTCCCGCGGCTGCTACGAAACCCCTGGCGGCACCATCATGCTCAAGGCCCACCGTGCCATCGAGTCGATCACCCTGGACCGCGAAGTCGCTCACCTGAAAGACGAGCTGATGCCGAAGTACGCCAGCCTGATCTACACCGGCTACTGGTGGAGCCCGGAGCGTCTGATGCTGCAGAAGATGATCGACGCTTCGCAGGTCAACGTTAACGGCGTTGTGCGCCTGAAACTGTACAAGGGCAACGTCATCGTGGTTGGCCGCAAGTCGGACGACTCGCTGTTCGATGCCAACATCGCGACCTTCGAAGAAGACGGCGGCGCCTACAACCAGGCCGATGCTGCTGGCTTCATCAAGCTCAATGCGCTGCGCATGCGCATCGCTGCCAACAAGGGCCGCGGGATGCTCTGA